The following proteins are encoded in a genomic region of Maribacter hydrothermalis:
- a CDS encoding SLC13 family permease translates to MDKTKLLGLVLGPISFLFILFFFHPEGLSEQANAVLASTLWIAIWWITEAIPIAVTALLPLVLFPLSGGLDLSSTSGSFGHKYVFLYMGGFVIAIAIEKWNLHKRIALNIINLIGSDVRKIILGFMVATAFLSMWISNTATSVMMLPIGLAIIKQLQDNPNTEEDENKTFGKALMLAIAYSASIGGLATLIGTPPNLVLAGVVLDTYGYEITFMQWFAFGLPISIILIIICWKYLTKYAFTFKQKSFPGGKEEIKRLLSKLGGISYEEKVVAFVFALTAFCWITRSFLLQQFLPDLDDTIIAIFFAIVLFLIPAKKKNEQLINWEEAVKMPWGIILLFGGGMALAKGFEDSGLATWIGGQMTSLSGLPVFVLVLVLIAAVNFLTEITSNLATTAMLLPVLAPMAFTIDVHPFVLMVGAAVAASCAFMLPVATPPNAVVFGSGYLRIPDMVGKGFFMNIVSIIVLTFFVYFVLPELWDITINSFPKNLTK, encoded by the coding sequence ATGGATAAAACTAAATTATTGGGGCTCGTTCTAGGTCCTATTTCGTTTTTGTTTATACTTTTTTTCTTTCATCCTGAAGGTCTCTCGGAGCAGGCCAATGCGGTATTGGCCTCTACATTATGGATTGCCATTTGGTGGATAACCGAAGCAATCCCTATTGCTGTAACGGCACTACTTCCGTTAGTATTATTTCCATTATCAGGTGGATTGGATTTGTCTTCTACATCGGGTTCATTTGGGCATAAATATGTATTCTTATACATGGGAGGTTTTGTTATCGCAATTGCTATTGAAAAATGGAATTTGCATAAACGAATTGCATTAAATATTATTAATTTAATTGGGTCGGATGTTCGTAAAATTATTCTTGGTTTTATGGTGGCAACTGCCTTTTTATCTATGTGGATATCAAACACGGCAACATCGGTTATGATGCTGCCAATCGGTTTGGCAATAATTAAACAGTTGCAAGATAATCCTAACACGGAAGAAGATGAAAATAAGACCTTTGGTAAGGCGTTAATGCTTGCCATAGCCTATAGCGCGTCTATTGGAGGGTTGGCAACATTAATAGGTACACCCCCAAATTTAGTGTTGGCCGGTGTAGTTTTAGATACCTATGGTTATGAAATTACTTTTATGCAATGGTTTGCATTTGGTTTACCTATTTCAATAATTTTAATTATTATATGTTGGAAGTATTTAACCAAATATGCCTTTACATTCAAACAAAAATCATTTCCTGGTGGTAAAGAAGAAATTAAGCGATTGCTATCTAAGCTGGGTGGAATCAGTTATGAAGAAAAAGTAGTAGCCTTTGTATTTGCGCTTACTGCATTTTGTTGGATAACACGTTCGTTTTTATTGCAACAGTTTTTACCTGATTTGGATGATACTATAATTGCGATATTCTTTGCTATTGTTTTGTTTTTAATTCCGGCAAAGAAAAAGAATGAACAACTTATTAATTGGGAAGAGGCTGTAAAAATGCCTTGGGGAATTATTTTGCTGTTTGGTGGTGGAATGGCTTTGGCAAAGGGCTTTGAAGATAGTGGACTGGCTACATGGATTGGTGGTCAAATGACTTCTTTGTCAGGATTACCGGTTTTTGTTCTGGTATTGGTGCTTATTGCCGCTGTCAATTTTTTAACCGAAATAACATCAAATCTTGCAACAACGGCAATGTTATTACCAGTTTTGGCGCCTATGGCATTTACTATAGATGTCCATCCGTTTGTGTTAATGGTTGGTGCCGCAGTTGCGGCATCTTGTGCTTTTATGTTGCCGGTAGCAACCCCGCCGAACGCAGTAGTTTTTGGTTCAGGATATCTAAGAATACCAGATATGGTAGGTAAAGGATTCTTTATGAATATTGTATCTATTATTGTGTTAACCTTTTTCGTATATTTTGTACTCCCAGAATTATGGGATATTACTATAAATAGTTTCCCCAAAAATTTGACTAAATGA
- a CDS encoding DUF423 domain-containing protein: MKKTILITGCVLGMLAVILGAFGAHGLKNLVDEAAIKSFETGVRYQMYHSFFLLVLALIPDNILSSKRPIYLCVVVGVVLFSLSIYLLALNELVNFDFKTIGIVTPIGGVFLIAAWVLMLFGILKSKTQN, encoded by the coding sequence ATGAAAAAAACAATTTTAATTACAGGTTGTGTATTAGGAATGCTTGCAGTAATACTTGGAGCTTTTGGTGCTCATGGATTGAAAAATTTAGTAGATGAAGCTGCAATTAAGTCTTTTGAAACAGGTGTGCGATATCAAATGTATCATTCTTTTTTTCTATTAGTACTCGCCTTAATTCCCGATAATATACTAAGTTCAAAAAGACCAATATATCTTTGCGTGGTAGTAGGCGTAGTACTGTTTTCCTTATCTATTTATCTTTTAGCACTAAACGAGTTGGTAAATTTTGATTTTAAAACTATTGGAATAGTAACTCCTATTGGAGGAGTTTTTTTAATTGCAGCCTGGGTATTGATGCTTTTTGGAATACTAAAATCTAAAACTCAAAATTGA
- a CDS encoding saccharopine dehydrogenase family protein, whose amino-acid sequence MMRKILVIGAGKSTSYLLDYLLSKAEEEKLEITIGDINPSAIATSISNHKHCTVISLDIFNKAERNDAISTADIVISMLPAHFHIKVAEDCITHKKHLVTASYISTELLALNEKVKENNLVFMNEIGLDPGIDHMSAMQVIDKIRDEGGNILLFESFCGGLVAPEYDNNLWNYKFTWNPRNVVLAGQGGTAKFIQEGTYKYIPYPRLFRRTEFFEIEGYGRFEGYANRDSLNYREAYKLQNALTIYRGTMRRVGFSKAWNMFIELGVTDDTYTIENSEKMSYREFINLFLPYSPTDSVELKLRHYLKLDQDDIRWDKLLELNIFDDTKLIGIPDATPARALQKILEDSWTLKSNEKDMIVMYHKFGYELNGEKKQIDSKLVVTGENQTFTAMAKTVGLPVAMAALKILNGEIKTPGVQIPITKEVYEPILEELKSYGVNFKEYDVPYLGYNPNSVVS is encoded by the coding sequence ATGATGCGTAAAATTCTTGTTATAGGTGCTGGTAAGTCAACCTCCTATTTATTGGATTATCTTTTAAGTAAAGCAGAAGAAGAAAAATTAGAAATAACCATTGGTGACATTAATCCATCCGCAATTGCTACCTCAATTTCGAACCATAAACATTGTACCGTTATTTCACTTGATATTTTTAACAAGGCCGAAAGAAACGATGCCATTTCAACAGCAGATATTGTAATATCAATGCTACCCGCGCATTTTCATATAAAAGTAGCTGAAGATTGCATAACCCATAAAAAGCATCTGGTAACTGCATCCTATATAAGTACAGAACTACTGGCCCTAAATGAAAAGGTAAAAGAAAATAATTTAGTTTTCATGAATGAAATAGGTCTAGATCCTGGTATTGACCATATGAGTGCCATGCAGGTTATTGATAAAATACGTGATGAAGGAGGAAATATACTATTGTTCGAGTCTTTTTGTGGTGGATTAGTTGCGCCGGAATACGACAATAATCTATGGAACTATAAATTTACTTGGAACCCTAGAAATGTTGTTCTTGCCGGTCAAGGTGGTACAGCTAAATTTATTCAAGAAGGGACTTACAAATACATACCTTATCCACGCCTTTTTAGACGTACAGAGTTTTTTGAAATTGAAGGATATGGCCGTTTTGAAGGATACGCGAATCGAGATTCCTTAAATTACAGAGAAGCCTACAAATTACAAAATGCTTTAACTATTTACAGAGGAACTATGCGCCGTGTTGGTTTTTCAAAAGCATGGAATATGTTCATTGAATTAGGAGTCACAGATGACACCTACACCATTGAAAATTCCGAAAAAATGAGTTACCGTGAATTCATCAATCTGTTTTTACCATATTCACCAACAGATTCTGTAGAATTAAAACTTAGGCATTACTTAAAACTAGATCAAGATGATATTCGTTGGGACAAATTATTAGAGCTAAATATATTTGACGACACCAAACTTATTGGAATTCCTGATGCCACGCCTGCTAGAGCATTGCAAAAAATACTAGAGGATAGCTGGACACTTAAATCTAACGAAAAGGACATGATTGTCATGTACCATAAGTTTGGTTATGAACTAAACGGGGAAAAGAAACAAATAGACTCTAAACTAGTGGTTACCGGAGAAAACCAAACCTTTACTGCAATGGCAAAAACAGTAGGGTTACCGGTTGCAATGGCGGCCTTAAAAATTCTTAATGGTGAAATTAAAACCCCAGGAGTGCAAATTCCAATTACCAAAGAAGTATATGAACCTATTCTAGAAGAGCTAAAATCTTACGGAGTTAATTTTAAGGAATATGATGTACCCTATTTAGGATACAACCCTAATTCTGTAGTCAGTTAA
- a CDS encoding Lrp/AsnC ligand binding domain-containing protein: MKASTSLAKIDGIDKKILRFLMEDARKPVLEIARSIGISGAAIHQRLRKLEASGLLSGSKFIVNPKSLGYTTMAYIGIYLDKAMSNPVAVKQLEKIPEVLECHYTTGNWSILIKVLCRDNEHLMQVLNKEIQAIEGVSRTETFISLAQQIDRQISI; encoded by the coding sequence ATGAAAGCATCCACTTCTTTGGCTAAAATAGATGGTATCGATAAAAAAATATTGCGTTTTTTAATGGAAGATGCGCGTAAACCTGTGCTTGAAATTGCCAGAAGCATTGGTATTTCTGGCGCGGCAATACATCAGCGATTACGAAAACTAGAAGCATCGGGACTTTTATCTGGGTCAAAATTTATTGTAAATCCTAAATCATTGGGCTATACCACCATGGCCTATATTGGAATTTATTTAGACAAAGCAATGAGTAACCCAGTAGCTGTTAAACAATTAGAGAAAATTCCTGAAGTATTGGAATGCCACTATACTACAGGAAATTGGTCTATTTTAATAAAGGTGCTATGTAGAGATAATGAGCATTTAATGCAGGTGTTAAATAAAGAAATACAAGCAATAGAAGGTGTCTCTAGAACGGAAACATTTATTTCTTTAGCACAACAGATTGATAGACAAATATCTATTTAA
- a CDS encoding GNAT family N-acetyltransferase produces the protein MKRLDSERLFLRPANLEDGPFIYKLLNSDSWLRYFGDKNIVNLNKAEAYIENSLIKGYNKNGFGLLVVSLMDGTQIGLCGFLKRDYLEGLDLGFALLPSYEGFGYAFEATSAMIQFGKTELNLSRVLAICMEANKRSLQLLFKLGFKKVDTVKLTETSEELLMLST, from the coding sequence ATGAAAAGATTAGATTCGGAAAGATTGTTTTTGAGACCTGCAAACCTAGAAGATGGCCCTTTTATTTATAAATTATTGAATAGTGATAGTTGGCTACGATATTTTGGAGATAAAAACATTGTTAATCTCAATAAGGCAGAGGCGTATATTGAAAATTCATTAATTAAAGGGTATAATAAAAATGGATTTGGACTTTTGGTAGTTTCTCTAATGGATGGTACTCAAATAGGGCTCTGTGGATTTTTGAAAAGAGACTATCTAGAAGGTTTAGATTTAGGTTTTGCCTTATTACCATCATACGAGGGATTTGGATATGCCTTTGAAGCCACAAGTGCCATGATACAATTTGGGAAAACAGAATTAAATTTATCGCGAGTGCTTGCCATTTGCATGGAAGCCAATAAAAGGTCTCTTCAACTTTTATTTAAATTAGGTTTTAAAAAGGTAGACACTGTAAAGCTCACCGAAACATCAGAAGAACTGCTAATGCTTTCTACTTAA
- a CDS encoding zinc metallopeptidase, producing MMGYYILIGAIALVSWLVSSKLKSKFKHYSKVHLQNGMSGAEIAEKMLADHGIRDVKVVSTPGMLTDHYNPANKTVNLSEGVYNQRNASAAAVAAHECGHAVQHAQAYEWLGLRSKLVPVVSVTSSLSMWVVFGGLALGAAAGMGLGYWVAVAGLVMMGMATLFSFVTLPVEYDASNRALAWLKNKNIVTPQEYEGSEDALKWAARTYLVAAIGSLATLVYWGLQVFGGRD from the coding sequence ATGATGGGATATTATATATTGATTGGGGCTATTGCTTTAGTCAGTTGGTTAGTAAGTAGTAAATTAAAGAGTAAGTTCAAGCATTATTCTAAAGTGCATTTGCAAAATGGAATGAGTGGTGCTGAAATAGCAGAAAAAATGTTGGCCGATCATGGAATACGAGATGTAAAAGTGGTGTCTACGCCTGGGATGTTAACAGATCATTACAATCCGGCAAATAAAACAGTTAATTTAAGTGAGGGGGTTTATAATCAAAGAAATGCATCGGCTGCTGCAGTTGCAGCTCACGAATGTGGTCACGCTGTACAACATGCGCAGGCTTATGAGTGGTTAGGATTACGTTCAAAATTGGTGCCTGTAGTTAGCGTAACATCAAGCTTGTCTATGTGGGTTGTATTTGGTGGTTTGGCATTAGGTGCTGCTGCTGGTATGGGCTTAGGGTATTGGGTTGCTGTTGCTGGTTTGGTTATGATGGGTATGGCCACATTATTTAGCTTTGTTACCCTACCTGTAGAGTATGATGCAAGTAATAGGGCATTAGCATGGTTAAAGAATAAGAACATCGTTACGCCTCAAGAATACGAAGGCTCTGAAGATGCGTTGAAATGGGCTGCGCGTACGTATTTAGTTGCTGCAATCGGCTCATTGGCAACTTTAGTATACTGGGGACTTCAAGTTTTTGGAGGTAGAGATTAA
- the ald gene encoding alanine dehydrogenase, whose protein sequence is MIVGIPKEIKNNESRVGMTPAGVFELVKNNHKVYVQSSAGEGSGFFNQDYQQAGAVILDTIGQVYAMSEMIVKVKEPIAEEYELIQQGQILFTYFHFASSEELTKAMIKQKAVCIAYETVEDEEGTLPLLTPMSEVAGRMAIQQGAKYLEKPVKGRGVLLGGVPGVAPGKVLVLGAGVVGIQAAKMAAGLGAHVTILDVNMKRLRYANDVMPPHVVTEFSNEFNIRRLIKTHDLIIGGVLLKGAKAPNLITRDMLKEMRPGTVIVDVAVDQGGCVETTKPTTHEDPIYIIDDVVHYSVANMPGAVPYTSTMALTNVTLPYALKLANLGWEAACEKDASLKKGLNIVEGNVVYQEIIEAFGWEEIVA, encoded by the coding sequence ATGATTGTTGGTATTCCAAAAGAAATTAAAAACAATGAAAGTAGGGTAGGTATGACGCCGGCCGGAGTTTTCGAATTGGTAAAGAACAACCACAAAGTATATGTCCAGTCAAGTGCTGGCGAAGGAAGTGGTTTTTTCAATCAAGATTATCAACAGGCAGGTGCTGTTATACTAGATACAATTGGTCAGGTTTACGCCATGAGCGAAATGATTGTAAAAGTTAAAGAGCCAATTGCTGAAGAATATGAGTTAATTCAACAAGGTCAAATACTTTTTACCTATTTCCATTTTGCATCTAGTGAAGAACTAACAAAGGCTATGATCAAGCAAAAAGCGGTTTGTATAGCATATGAAACGGTAGAAGATGAAGAAGGTACGTTGCCACTTTTAACGCCAATGTCAGAAGTTGCCGGTAGAATGGCAATACAACAAGGTGCTAAGTATTTGGAGAAACCTGTTAAAGGTCGTGGTGTATTGTTAGGCGGAGTACCAGGTGTTGCTCCGGGTAAGGTTTTAGTCTTAGGTGCTGGTGTGGTTGGTATACAAGCTGCTAAAATGGCAGCAGGTTTAGGAGCTCATGTAACTATCTTAGATGTGAACATGAAACGCTTACGTTATGCAAATGATGTAATGCCGCCACATGTAGTTACTGAATTCTCTAACGAGTTTAATATCAGAAGACTTATTAAAACACATGATTTAATTATTGGTGGTGTTTTATTGAAAGGAGCTAAAGCACCAAATTTGATTACAAGGGATATGTTGAAAGAAATGAGACCTGGTACTGTAATTGTTGATGTTGCCGTAGATCAAGGTGGCTGTGTAGAAACTACCAAGCCTACCACGCATGAAGACCCTATTTATATTATTGATGACGTTGTTCATTATTCGGTAGCAAATATGCCAGGTGCAGTACCTTATACATCTACCATGGCATTGACCAATGTAACATTGCCGTATGCATTGAAATTGGCAAATTTAGGTTGGGAAGCTGCGTGTGAAAAAGATGCATCTTTAAAGAAAGGATTAAATATAGTAGAAGGAAATGTGGTATATCAAGAAATTATTGAAGCCTTTGGTTGGGAAGAGATAGTTGCTTAA
- a CDS encoding SemiSWEET family sugar transporter — MDGVEILGLVAATFTTGAFVPQVYKTWKEKSTKDISLTMYTILLLGALMWAVYGFSIQSLPIIIANLATAVLLLIMIILKIKY, encoded by the coding sequence ATGGACGGTGTCGAAATTTTAGGTTTAGTGGCTGCAACTTTTACTACAGGGGCATTTGTTCCGCAGGTATATAAAACCTGGAAAGAAAAATCTACCAAAGATATATCGTTAACAATGTACACTATTTTGCTTTTAGGTGCTTTAATGTGGGCGGTTTATGGCTTTTCAATACAAAGTTTACCTATCATAATTGCTAATCTTGCAACGGCAGTCCTTCTTTTAATCATGATTATCTTAAAAATTAAATATTAA
- a CDS encoding leucine--tRNA ligase has protein sequence MQYNFNEIEAKWQKYWAENQTFKAENDSEKEKFYVLDMFPYPSGAGLHVGHPLGYIASDIYARYKRHKGFNVLHPQGYDSFGLPAEQYAIQTGQHPAITTAANIKTYRRQLDQLGFSFDWSREVRTSSPEYYKWTQWIFIQIFNSWYNKDADKAEDIDTLISVFEAEGNANVNAVCDDDIAVFSADDWKAFSDVEKQEILLKYRLTYLADTEVNWCPALGTVLANDEIVNGVSERGGHPVVRKKMTQWSMRISAYAQRLLDGLNKIDWPQPLKDSQTNWIGRSQGASVKFRVVSSELKVETGNSSLITPNSSLFIDVFTTRPDTIFGVSFMTLAPEHELVSKITTAEQKAEVEAYIEATAKRSERERMADVKTISGAFTGAYAEHPFTKEPIPIWIGDYVLAGYGTGAVMSVPCGDQRDYDFAKHFNIDIPNIFEGVDISEEAFADKDKTVIANSDFLNGLPYKKAMKLAIYELEKLRQGVGKINYRLRDAVFSRQRYWGEPFPVYYVDGMPQMISSEYLPIKLPEVEKYLPTETGEPPLGNAEVWAWDTVANKVVDNSEINNATVWPLELNTMPGWAGSSQYFNRYMDPHNSEEIFSQKAINYWQDVDLYIGGSEHATGHLLYARFWQKFMFDKGLVPKDEFAKKLINQGMITGTSAFVSKVIFNWDKVMGQILDSGKYAKKDEVYFLEKIIPLINGNIFLSKDINNLDDKVLDVISRRSLELKNPLLLECTFSTLQTHVDVNFVNASDELDIEAFKNWQPKFKDAEFITKADGTFKVTREVEKMSKSKYNVVNPDAICEEYGADSLRLYEMFLGPLEQSKPWNTAGITGTHSFLKKLWRLYTPFIDENAVAERSRSEEEPSKESWKTLHKTIKKVEDDIENFSFNTSVSTFMICVNELSSQKCVSRKVLEPLAILVSPYAPHIAEELWSKLGHTDSISTASFPKFEEKYLVESSKEYPISFNGKMKFTLELSLDLSKDEIEVAVMANEKTQQQLQGREPKKVIVVPGKIVNIVG, from the coding sequence CTACTGCAGCAAATATTAAGACCTACAGAAGACAATTAGATCAATTAGGTTTTTCTTTTGATTGGAGTAGAGAGGTAAGAACTTCTAGTCCGGAGTATTACAAATGGACACAGTGGATTTTTATTCAAATTTTCAATTCTTGGTATAATAAAGATGCTGATAAGGCTGAAGATATAGATACATTAATTTCTGTGTTTGAGGCAGAAGGAAATGCCAATGTTAATGCCGTTTGTGATGATGATATCGCAGTGTTTTCTGCGGATGATTGGAAAGCTTTTTCTGATGTTGAAAAACAAGAAATTCTACTAAAATATAGATTAACGTATTTGGCGGATACTGAGGTAAACTGGTGCCCTGCACTAGGTACGGTATTGGCAAATGATGAAATCGTAAACGGTGTATCAGAACGTGGTGGTCACCCGGTTGTTCGTAAAAAAATGACCCAGTGGAGTATGCGTATTTCTGCTTATGCACAACGTTTGCTAGATGGATTAAATAAGATAGATTGGCCACAGCCATTAAAAGACTCACAAACGAATTGGATAGGGAGAAGTCAAGGAGCATCAGTGAAGTTTAGAGTTGTAAGTTCAGAGTTAAAAGTTGAAACAGGTAACTCATCACTCATCACTCCTAACTCATCACTTTTTATAGACGTTTTCACAACTCGCCCCGATACTATTTTCGGAGTGTCATTTATGACCTTGGCGCCGGAGCATGAATTAGTAAGTAAAATTACAACAGCAGAGCAAAAAGCTGAGGTTGAAGCTTATATTGAAGCAACAGCAAAACGTAGCGAGCGTGAACGTATGGCAGATGTAAAAACCATTTCTGGTGCATTTACAGGTGCCTATGCCGAGCATCCGTTTACAAAAGAACCTATTCCGATTTGGATTGGTGATTACGTATTGGCGGGTTATGGTACAGGAGCTGTAATGTCGGTACCATGCGGAGATCAGCGTGATTATGATTTTGCGAAGCATTTCAATATCGATATTCCTAACATATTTGAAGGTGTAGATATTTCTGAAGAAGCGTTTGCTGATAAGGATAAAACCGTGATTGCAAATTCTGATTTCTTAAACGGGTTACCGTATAAGAAAGCGATGAAATTGGCAATTTATGAATTGGAAAAATTAAGGCAAGGTGTAGGTAAGATTAACTACCGTTTGCGCGATGCTGTATTTAGTCGCCAAAGATATTGGGGAGAACCGTTCCCGGTTTATTATGTAGACGGAATGCCACAAATGATTTCTTCAGAATATTTACCGATTAAGTTACCCGAAGTAGAAAAATATTTACCAACCGAAACAGGAGAGCCGCCATTGGGCAATGCTGAGGTTTGGGCGTGGGATACCGTTGCAAATAAAGTTGTAGATAACAGTGAGATAAATAATGCCACCGTATGGCCTTTAGAATTGAATACGATGCCAGGTTGGGCGGGTAGTTCTCAGTATTTTAATAGATACATGGATCCGCATAATAGCGAAGAAATATTCTCACAGAAGGCTATTAATTACTGGCAAGATGTAGATTTATATATAGGTGGCAGCGAGCACGCAACAGGTCACTTATTGTATGCTCGTTTCTGGCAAAAATTCATGTTCGACAAAGGTTTGGTGCCTAAAGATGAGTTTGCTAAAAAACTTATTAATCAAGGTATGATTACGGGGACTAGTGCTTTTGTTTCTAAAGTAATATTTAATTGGGATAAAGTGATGGGTCAAATTTTAGACTCTGGGAAATATGCTAAGAAAGATGAGGTATATTTCCTTGAAAAAATAATTCCGTTAATTAATGGGAATATTTTTCTATCTAAAGATATCAATAATTTAGATGATAAAGTTTTGGATGTGATTTCGCGTAGGAGCTTAGAACTTAAAAATCCTTTACTTTTAGAATGTACATTTTCTACGCTGCAAACACACGTAGACGTCAATTTCGTAAATGCATCTGACGAATTAGATATTGAAGCTTTCAAAAACTGGCAACCAAAATTTAAAGACGCTGAATTTATTACAAAAGCAGATGGAACTTTTAAAGTTACACGCGAAGTCGAGAAAATGTCCAAATCTAAATACAACGTGGTAAATCCTGACGCTATATGTGAGGAATACGGTGCAGATAGTCTTCGTTTGTATGAAATGTTCTTAGGTCCGTTAGAGCAGTCAAAACCTTGGAACACGGCAGGTATTACCGGTACACATTCTTTCTTAAAGAAACTATGGCGTTTGTACACTCCATTTATAGATGAAAATGCGGTCGCTGAGCGTAGCCGAAGCGAAGAAGAGCCTTCAAAAGAATCTTGGAAGACATTGCATAAAACAATTAAGAAAGTAGAAGACGATATAGAGAACTTCAGTTTCAATACATCGGTATCAACATTTATGATATGTGTAAATGAACTTTCATCTCAAAAATGTGTAAGCAGAAAAGTGCTGGAGCCATTGGCGATATTGGTATCGCCTTATGCACCTCATATTGCAGAAGAGTTGTGGAGCAAATTGGGTCATACAGATTCAATTTCTACAGCATCTTTTCCAAAGTTTGAAGAAAAGTATTTGGTAGAGAGTAGTAAAGAGTATCCTATTTCTTTCAATGGTAAAATGAAATTTACTTTAGAGCTTTCTTTAGATTTATCTAAGGATGAAATAGAAGTAGCGGTAATGGCAAATGAAAAAACCCAACAACAATTACAAGGTCGTGAGCCTAAAAAGGTAATAGTAGTGCCAGGCAAAATTGTCAATATTGTAGGTTAA